The following are encoded in a window of Scleropages formosus chromosome 7, fSclFor1.1, whole genome shotgun sequence genomic DNA:
- the LOC108937687 gene encoding ATP-dependent 6-phosphofructokinase, platelet type-like isoform X4 has translation MAQPDNKKFFENLSGAGKAIGVLTSGGDAQGMNAAVRAVVRMGIYVGAKVYFVHEGYQGMVDGGDNIKEASWESVSSMLQVGGTVIGSARCKEFRAREGRLKAAYNLVQRGITNLCVIGGDGSLTGANLFREEWSSLLEDLLQQGLIDSEAVQKYSALHIVGMVGSIDNDFCGTDMTIGTDSALHRIIEVVDAIMTTAQSHQRTFVLEVMGRHCGYLALVSALACGADWVFIPEMPPEDGWEEQMCQKLSENRAGKKRLNIIIVAEGAIDSKNKPITTDHIKDLVVRCLGFDTRVTILGHVQRGGTPSAFDRILASRMGVEAVLALLETTANTPACVVSLCGNQAVRLPLMECVQMTQEVQKAMDEGKFEEAVRLRGRSFENNLNTYKLLAHRKPECELPKSSFNVAVLNVGAPAAGMNAAVRAAVRVGISEGHTMFAVSDGFEGFYKGQIKEIKWGDVGGWTGQGGSLLGTKRTLPAKHIDKIAEQMRANNINALLVIGGFEALESLLQLYEARAVYEEFCVPLCMLPATISNNVPGTDLSIGADTALNAIVETCDRIKQSASGTKRRVFIIETMGGYCGYLASVGGLAAGADAAYIYEEPFDIRDLQANVEHLTEKMKTSIQRGLVLRNENSNDNYTTDFIYQLYSEEGRGVFDCRKNVLGHMQQGGAPSPFDRNFGTKIAAKAMQWISKKLKESYRQDEGRVFANTEDSCCLLGMRRRALVFQPVVQLKDQTDFVHRIPKEQWWLKLRPLMKILAKYKTSYDVSDSGQLEHVVRNRPKEADTSTL, from the exons ATGGCGCAGCCCGACAACAAGAAATTCTTCGAGAACCTGTCCGGAGCGGGAAAGGCGATCGGGGTGCTCACGAGTGGCGGAGATGCTCAAG GTATGAATGCTGCGGTTCGAGCAGTGGTCAGGATGGGGATCTATGTGGGAGCCAAGGTGTACTTTGTCCACGAG GGGTACCAGGGCATGGTGGATGGAGGTGACAACATCAAGGAGGCCTCATGGGAAAGTGTGTCCAGCATGCTGCAGGTG GGAGGTACGGTCATTGGCAGCGCCCGTTGTAAAGAGTTCCGCGCCCGCGAGGGTCGTCTGAAGGCCGCCTACAACCTGGTGCAGCGCGGCATCACCAACCTGTGTGTGATTGGGGGCGATGGCAGCCTGACGGGGGCCAACCTCTTCCGGGAGGAGTGGAGCAGCCTATTGGAGGACCTGCTGCAGCAGG GGCTCATCGACAGCGAGGCCGTGCAGAAGTACTCGGCCCTGCACATCGTCGGCATGGTTGGCTCCATTGACAACGACTTCTGTGGCACCGACATGACCATTGGCACAGACTCTGCTCTGCACAGGATCATCGAGGTTGTGGACGCCATCATGACCACTGCCCAGAG CCATCAGAGGACCTTTGTCCTGGAGGTCATGGGAAGACATTGCGG gtacCTGGCCCTGGTGAGCGCTCTGGCCTGCGGGGCCGACTGGGTCTTTATACCTGAGATGCCTCCTGAAGACGGCTGGGAGGAGCAGATGTGTCAGAAGCTGTCGGAG AATCGAGCAGGAAAGAAAAGACTGAATATCATTATTGTAGCCGAGGGGGCGATTGATTCTAAGAACAAGCCCATTACCACAGACCATATTAAGGAC CTCGTGGTTCGCTGTCTGGGATTCGACACGCGGGTCACGATCCTGGGTCACGTTCAAAGAGGTGGCACCCCCTCCGCGTTCGACCGCATCCTG GCCAGCCGAATGGGCGTGGAGGCCGTGCTGGCCTTGCTGGAGACTACTGCCAACACACCGGCCTGCGTCGTCTCTCTCTGCGGGAACCAGGCCGTGCGTCTGCCTCTGATGGAGTGCGTGCAGATG ACGCAGGAGGTGCAGAAAGCCATGGACGAGGGGAAGTTTGAAGAAGCAGTTAGGCTGAGGGGCAG GAGTTTCGAGAACAACCTGAACACTTACAAACTCCTTGCTCATCGGAAACCGGAGTGCGAGCTTCCAAAG agCTCCTTCAACGTGGCTGTGTTGAACGTGGGTGCCCCTGCTGCAGGCATGAACGCTGCTGTGCGTGCTGCCGTCAGAGTGGGCATCTCGGAAGGCCACACGATGTTCGCCGTCAGCGATGGGTTCGAGGGCTTCTACAAGGGCCAG aTAAAGGAGATCAAGTGGGGTGACGTGGGCGGCTGGACTGGTCAGGGCGGATCCCTTCTAGGAACGaagcg AACACTTCCTGCCAAACACATTGATAAAATCGCAGAACAAATGAGAGCAAACAACATTAATGCACTGCTGGTCATTGGTGGATTTGAG GCCTTGGAGAGCCTGCTGCAACTGTATGAGGCCCGTGCGGTCTATGAGGAGTTCTGTGTACCGCTCTGTATGCTGCCCGCTACCATTAGTAACAACGTACCGGGCACCGATCTGAGCATCGGCGCTGACACGGCACTCAATGCCATCGTGGAG ACGTGCGACCGCATTAAGCAGTCAGCCAGTGGGACCAAACGCCGTGTCTTCATCATCGAGACCATGGGGGGCTACTGCGGCTACTTGGCCAGCGTCGGGGGGCTTGCTGCGGGCGCTGATGCTGCCTATATCTATGAGGAGCCTTTCGACATCCGTGACCTCCAG gCTAACGTGGAGCACTTGACAGAGAAGATGAAGACCAGCATCCAGAGAGGGCTGGTGCTGAG GAACGAGAACTCCAACGACAACTATACAACAGACTTCATCTACCAGCTGTATTCAGAGGAGGGGCGAGGAGTGTTTGACTGCAGGAAGAATGTTCTGGGTCACATGCAGCAG GGAGGGGCCCCATCCCCATTCGACAGAAACTTTGGCACAAAGATCGCAGCCAAAGCCATGCAGTGGATCTCTAAGAAGTTGAAGGAGTCCTACAGACAGG ATGAAG GGAGAGTGTTTGCTAACACAGAGGACTCCTGCTGTCTGCTGGGAATGCGGCGCCGTGCTCTTGTCTTCCAGCCTGTAGTGCAGCTAAAGGACCAGACAGACTTTGT ACACCGGATCCCGaaggaacaatggtggctgaaGCTGCGGCCCCTAATGAAAATTCTTGCCAAGTACAAGACCAGTTACGATGTGTCCGACTCTGGCCAGCTGGAGCATGTGGTGCGCAACCGCCCCAAAGAGGCCGACACGTCAACTCTGTGA
- the LOC108937687 gene encoding ATP-dependent 6-phosphofructokinase, platelet type-like isoform X5 yields MAQPDNKKFFENLSGAGKAIGVLTSGGDAQGMNAAVRAVVRMGIYVGAKVYFVHEGYQGMVDGGDNIKEASWESVSSMLQVGGTVIGSARCKEFRAREGRLKAAYNLVQRGITNLCVIGGDGSLTGANLFREEWSSLLEDLLQQGLIDSEAVQKYSALHIVGMVGSIDNDFCGTDMTIGTDSALHRIIEVVDAIMTTAQSHQRTFVLEVMGRHCGYLALVSALACGADWVFIPEMPPEDGWEEQMCQKLSECRSRGSRLNIILVAEGAIDRHGKPITSSTVKDLVVRCLGFDTRVTILGHVQRGGTPSAFDRILASRMGVEAVLALLETTANTPACVVSLCGNQAVRLPLMECVQMTQEVQKAMDEGKFEEAVRLRGRSFENNLNTYKLLAHRKPECELPKSSFNVAVLNVGAPAAGMNAAVRAAVRVGISEGHTMFAVSDGFEGFYKGQIKEIKWGDVGGWTGQGGSLLGTKRTLPAKHIDKIAEQMRANNINALLVIGGFEAYLGLLDLLAARGEHDALCVPMVMVPATVSNNIPGSDLSIGADTALNAITDTCDRIKQSASGTKRRVFIIETMGGYCGYLASVGGLAAGADAAYIYEEPFDIRDLQANVEHLTEKMKTSIQRGLVLRNENSNDNYTTDFIYQLYSEEGRGVFDCRKNVLGHMQQGGAPSPFDRNFGTKIAAKAMQWISKKLKESYRQGRVFANTEDSCCLLGMRRRALVFQPVVQLKDQTDFVHRIPKEQWWLKLRPLMKILAKYKTSYDVSDSGQLEHVVRNRPKEADTSTL; encoded by the exons ATGGCGCAGCCCGACAACAAGAAATTCTTCGAGAACCTGTCCGGAGCGGGAAAGGCGATCGGGGTGCTCACGAGTGGCGGAGATGCTCAAG GTATGAATGCTGCGGTTCGAGCAGTGGTCAGGATGGGGATCTATGTGGGAGCCAAGGTGTACTTTGTCCACGAG GGGTACCAGGGCATGGTGGATGGAGGTGACAACATCAAGGAGGCCTCATGGGAAAGTGTGTCCAGCATGCTGCAGGTG GGAGGTACGGTCATTGGCAGCGCCCGTTGTAAAGAGTTCCGCGCCCGCGAGGGTCGTCTGAAGGCCGCCTACAACCTGGTGCAGCGCGGCATCACCAACCTGTGTGTGATTGGGGGCGATGGCAGCCTGACGGGGGCCAACCTCTTCCGGGAGGAGTGGAGCAGCCTATTGGAGGACCTGCTGCAGCAGG GGCTCATCGACAGCGAGGCCGTGCAGAAGTACTCGGCCCTGCACATCGTCGGCATGGTTGGCTCCATTGACAACGACTTCTGTGGCACCGACATGACCATTGGCACAGACTCTGCTCTGCACAGGATCATCGAGGTTGTGGACGCCATCATGACCACTGCCCAGAG CCATCAGAGGACCTTTGTCCTGGAGGTCATGGGAAGACATTGCGG gtacCTGGCCCTGGTGAGCGCTCTGGCCTGCGGGGCCGACTGGGTCTTTATACCTGAGATGCCTCCTGAAGACGGCTGGGAGGAGCAGATGTGTCAGAAGCTGTCGGAG TGTCGGTCCAGGGGTTCAAGGCTGAACATTATCCTAGTTGCCGAAGGAGCGATCGACCGACATGGGAAACCTATAACCTCTAGCACTGTAAAGGAT CTCGTGGTTCGCTGTCTGGGATTCGACACGCGGGTCACGATCCTGGGTCACGTTCAAAGAGGTGGCACCCCCTCCGCGTTCGACCGCATCCTG GCCAGCCGAATGGGCGTGGAGGCCGTGCTGGCCTTGCTGGAGACTACTGCCAACACACCGGCCTGCGTCGTCTCTCTCTGCGGGAACCAGGCCGTGCGTCTGCCTCTGATGGAGTGCGTGCAGATG ACGCAGGAGGTGCAGAAAGCCATGGACGAGGGGAAGTTTGAAGAAGCAGTTAGGCTGAGGGGCAG GAGTTTCGAGAACAACCTGAACACTTACAAACTCCTTGCTCATCGGAAACCGGAGTGCGAGCTTCCAAAG agCTCCTTCAACGTGGCTGTGTTGAACGTGGGTGCCCCTGCTGCAGGCATGAACGCTGCTGTGCGTGCTGCCGTCAGAGTGGGCATCTCGGAAGGCCACACGATGTTCGCCGTCAGCGATGGGTTCGAGGGCTTCTACAAGGGCCAG aTAAAGGAGATCAAGTGGGGTGACGTGGGCGGCTGGACTGGTCAGGGCGGATCCCTTCTAGGAACGaagcg AACACTTCCTGCCAAACACATTGATAAAATCGCAGAACAAATGAGAGCAAACAACATTAATGCACTGCTGGTCATTGGTGGATTTGAG GCTTACCTGGGATTGCTGGACTTGTTAGCCGCCCGCGGGGAACACGATGCACTCTGTGTCCCCATGGTCATGGTACCTGCCACCGTCTCCAACAATATACCGGGCTCAGACCTCAGCATTGGCGCAGACACCGCTCTGAACGCCATTACTGAT ACGTGCGACCGCATTAAGCAGTCAGCCAGTGGGACCAAACGCCGTGTCTTCATCATCGAGACCATGGGGGGCTACTGCGGCTACTTGGCCAGCGTCGGGGGGCTTGCTGCGGGCGCTGATGCTGCCTATATCTATGAGGAGCCTTTCGACATCCGTGACCTCCAG gCTAACGTGGAGCACTTGACAGAGAAGATGAAGACCAGCATCCAGAGAGGGCTGGTGCTGAG GAACGAGAACTCCAACGACAACTATACAACAGACTTCATCTACCAGCTGTATTCAGAGGAGGGGCGAGGAGTGTTTGACTGCAGGAAGAATGTTCTGGGTCACATGCAGCAG GGAGGGGCCCCATCCCCATTCGACAGAAACTTTGGCACAAAGATCGCAGCCAAAGCCATGCAGTGGATCTCTAAGAAGTTGAAGGAGTCCTACAGACAGG GGAGAGTGTTTGCTAACACAGAGGACTCCTGCTGTCTGCTGGGAATGCGGCGCCGTGCTCTTGTCTTCCAGCCTGTAGTGCAGCTAAAGGACCAGACAGACTTTGT ACACCGGATCCCGaaggaacaatggtggctgaaGCTGCGGCCCCTAATGAAAATTCTTGCCAAGTACAAGACCAGTTACGATGTGTCCGACTCTGGCCAGCTGGAGCATGTGGTGCGCAACCGCCCCAAAGAGGCCGACACGTCAACTCTGTGA
- the LOC108937687 gene encoding ATP-dependent 6-phosphofructokinase, platelet type-like isoform X6: MAQPDNKKFFENLSGAGKAIGVLTSGGDAQGMNAAVRAVVRMGIYVGAKVYFVHEGYQGMVDGGDNIKEASWESVSSMLQVGGTVIGSARCKEFRAREGRLKAAYNLVQRGITNLCVIGGDGSLTGANLFREEWSSLLEDLLQQGLIDSEAVQKYSALHIVGMVGSIDNDFCGTDMTIGTDSALHRIIEVVDAIMTTAQSHQRTFVLEVMGRHCGYLALVSALACGADWVFIPEMPPEDGWEEQMCQKLSENRAGKKRLNIIIVAEGAIDSKNKPITTDHIKDLVVRCLGFDTRVTILGHVQRGGTPSAFDRILASRMGVEAVLALLETTANTPACVVSLCGNQAVRLPLMECVQMTQEVQKAMDEGKFEEAVRLRGRSFENNLNTYKLLAHRKPECELPKSSFNVAVLNVGAPAAGMNAAVRAAVRVGISEGHTMFAVSDGFEGFYKGQIKEIKWGDVGGWTGQGGSLLGTKRTLPAKHIDKIAEQMRANNINALLVIGGFEAYLGLLDLLAARGEHDALCVPMVMVPATVSNNIPGSDLSIGADTALNAITDTCDRIKQSASGTKRRVFIIETMGGYCGYLASVGGLAAGADAAYIYEEPFDIRDLQANVEHLTEKMKTSIQRGLVLRNENSNDNYTTDFIYQLYSEEGRGVFDCRKNVLGHMQQGGAPSPFDRNFGTKIAAKAMQWISKKLKESYRQGRVFANTEDSCCLLGMRRRALVFQPVVQLKDQTDFVHRIPKEQWWLKLRPLMKILAKYKTSYDVSDSGQLEHVVRNRPKEADTSTL; encoded by the exons ATGGCGCAGCCCGACAACAAGAAATTCTTCGAGAACCTGTCCGGAGCGGGAAAGGCGATCGGGGTGCTCACGAGTGGCGGAGATGCTCAAG GTATGAATGCTGCGGTTCGAGCAGTGGTCAGGATGGGGATCTATGTGGGAGCCAAGGTGTACTTTGTCCACGAG GGGTACCAGGGCATGGTGGATGGAGGTGACAACATCAAGGAGGCCTCATGGGAAAGTGTGTCCAGCATGCTGCAGGTG GGAGGTACGGTCATTGGCAGCGCCCGTTGTAAAGAGTTCCGCGCCCGCGAGGGTCGTCTGAAGGCCGCCTACAACCTGGTGCAGCGCGGCATCACCAACCTGTGTGTGATTGGGGGCGATGGCAGCCTGACGGGGGCCAACCTCTTCCGGGAGGAGTGGAGCAGCCTATTGGAGGACCTGCTGCAGCAGG GGCTCATCGACAGCGAGGCCGTGCAGAAGTACTCGGCCCTGCACATCGTCGGCATGGTTGGCTCCATTGACAACGACTTCTGTGGCACCGACATGACCATTGGCACAGACTCTGCTCTGCACAGGATCATCGAGGTTGTGGACGCCATCATGACCACTGCCCAGAG CCATCAGAGGACCTTTGTCCTGGAGGTCATGGGAAGACATTGCGG gtacCTGGCCCTGGTGAGCGCTCTGGCCTGCGGGGCCGACTGGGTCTTTATACCTGAGATGCCTCCTGAAGACGGCTGGGAGGAGCAGATGTGTCAGAAGCTGTCGGAG AATCGAGCAGGAAAGAAAAGACTGAATATCATTATTGTAGCCGAGGGGGCGATTGATTCTAAGAACAAGCCCATTACCACAGACCATATTAAGGAC CTCGTGGTTCGCTGTCTGGGATTCGACACGCGGGTCACGATCCTGGGTCACGTTCAAAGAGGTGGCACCCCCTCCGCGTTCGACCGCATCCTG GCCAGCCGAATGGGCGTGGAGGCCGTGCTGGCCTTGCTGGAGACTACTGCCAACACACCGGCCTGCGTCGTCTCTCTCTGCGGGAACCAGGCCGTGCGTCTGCCTCTGATGGAGTGCGTGCAGATG ACGCAGGAGGTGCAGAAAGCCATGGACGAGGGGAAGTTTGAAGAAGCAGTTAGGCTGAGGGGCAG GAGTTTCGAGAACAACCTGAACACTTACAAACTCCTTGCTCATCGGAAACCGGAGTGCGAGCTTCCAAAG agCTCCTTCAACGTGGCTGTGTTGAACGTGGGTGCCCCTGCTGCAGGCATGAACGCTGCTGTGCGTGCTGCCGTCAGAGTGGGCATCTCGGAAGGCCACACGATGTTCGCCGTCAGCGATGGGTTCGAGGGCTTCTACAAGGGCCAG aTAAAGGAGATCAAGTGGGGTGACGTGGGCGGCTGGACTGGTCAGGGCGGATCCCTTCTAGGAACGaagcg AACACTTCCTGCCAAACACATTGATAAAATCGCAGAACAAATGAGAGCAAACAACATTAATGCACTGCTGGTCATTGGTGGATTTGAG GCTTACCTGGGATTGCTGGACTTGTTAGCCGCCCGCGGGGAACACGATGCACTCTGTGTCCCCATGGTCATGGTACCTGCCACCGTCTCCAACAATATACCGGGCTCAGACCTCAGCATTGGCGCAGACACCGCTCTGAACGCCATTACTGAT ACGTGCGACCGCATTAAGCAGTCAGCCAGTGGGACCAAACGCCGTGTCTTCATCATCGAGACCATGGGGGGCTACTGCGGCTACTTGGCCAGCGTCGGGGGGCTTGCTGCGGGCGCTGATGCTGCCTATATCTATGAGGAGCCTTTCGACATCCGTGACCTCCAG gCTAACGTGGAGCACTTGACAGAGAAGATGAAGACCAGCATCCAGAGAGGGCTGGTGCTGAG GAACGAGAACTCCAACGACAACTATACAACAGACTTCATCTACCAGCTGTATTCAGAGGAGGGGCGAGGAGTGTTTGACTGCAGGAAGAATGTTCTGGGTCACATGCAGCAG GGAGGGGCCCCATCCCCATTCGACAGAAACTTTGGCACAAAGATCGCAGCCAAAGCCATGCAGTGGATCTCTAAGAAGTTGAAGGAGTCCTACAGACAGG GGAGAGTGTTTGCTAACACAGAGGACTCCTGCTGTCTGCTGGGAATGCGGCGCCGTGCTCTTGTCTTCCAGCCTGTAGTGCAGCTAAAGGACCAGACAGACTTTGT ACACCGGATCCCGaaggaacaatggtggctgaaGCTGCGGCCCCTAATGAAAATTCTTGCCAAGTACAAGACCAGTTACGATGTGTCCGACTCTGGCCAGCTGGAGCATGTGGTGCGCAACCGCCCCAAAGAGGCCGACACGTCAACTCTGTGA
- the LOC108937687 gene encoding ATP-dependent 6-phosphofructokinase, platelet type-like isoform X8, translated as MAQPDNKKFFENLSGAGKAIGVLTSGGDAQGMNAAVRAVVRMGIYVGAKVYFVHEGYQGMVDGGDNIKEASWESVSSMLQVGGTVIGSARCKEFRAREGRLKAAYNLVQRGITNLCVIGGDGSLTGANLFREEWSSLLEDLLQQGLIDSEAVQKYSALHIVGMVGSIDNDFCGTDMTIGTDSALHRIIEVVDAIMTTAQSHQRTFVLEVMGRHCGYLALVSALACGADWVFIPEMPPEDGWEEQMCQKLSENRAGKKRLNIIIVAEGAIDSKNKPITTDHIKDLVVRCLGFDTRVTILGHVQRGGTPSAFDRILASRMGVEAVLALLETTANTPACVVSLCGNQAVRLPLMECVQMTQEVQKAMDEGKFEEAVRLRGRSFENNLNTYKLLAHRKPECELPKSSFNVAVLNVGAPAAGMNAAVRAAVRVGISEGHTMFAVSDGFEGFYKGQIKEIKWGDVGGWTGQGGSLLGTKRTLPAKHIDKIAEQMRANNINALLVIGGFEALESLLQLYEARAVYEEFCVPLCMLPATISNNVPGTDLSIGADTALNAIVETCDRIKQSASGTKRRVFIIETMGGYCGYLASVGGLAAGADAAYIYEEPFDIRDLQANVEHLTEKMKTSIQRGLVLRNENSNDNYTTDFIYQLYSEEGRGVFDCRKNVLGHMQQGGAPSPFDRNFGTKIAAKAMQWISKKLKESYRQGRVFANTEDSCCLLGMRRRALVFQPVVQLKDQTDFVHRIPKEQWWLKLRPLMKILAKYKTSYDVSDSGQLEHVVRNRPKEADTSTL; from the exons ATGGCGCAGCCCGACAACAAGAAATTCTTCGAGAACCTGTCCGGAGCGGGAAAGGCGATCGGGGTGCTCACGAGTGGCGGAGATGCTCAAG GTATGAATGCTGCGGTTCGAGCAGTGGTCAGGATGGGGATCTATGTGGGAGCCAAGGTGTACTTTGTCCACGAG GGGTACCAGGGCATGGTGGATGGAGGTGACAACATCAAGGAGGCCTCATGGGAAAGTGTGTCCAGCATGCTGCAGGTG GGAGGTACGGTCATTGGCAGCGCCCGTTGTAAAGAGTTCCGCGCCCGCGAGGGTCGTCTGAAGGCCGCCTACAACCTGGTGCAGCGCGGCATCACCAACCTGTGTGTGATTGGGGGCGATGGCAGCCTGACGGGGGCCAACCTCTTCCGGGAGGAGTGGAGCAGCCTATTGGAGGACCTGCTGCAGCAGG GGCTCATCGACAGCGAGGCCGTGCAGAAGTACTCGGCCCTGCACATCGTCGGCATGGTTGGCTCCATTGACAACGACTTCTGTGGCACCGACATGACCATTGGCACAGACTCTGCTCTGCACAGGATCATCGAGGTTGTGGACGCCATCATGACCACTGCCCAGAG CCATCAGAGGACCTTTGTCCTGGAGGTCATGGGAAGACATTGCGG gtacCTGGCCCTGGTGAGCGCTCTGGCCTGCGGGGCCGACTGGGTCTTTATACCTGAGATGCCTCCTGAAGACGGCTGGGAGGAGCAGATGTGTCAGAAGCTGTCGGAG AATCGAGCAGGAAAGAAAAGACTGAATATCATTATTGTAGCCGAGGGGGCGATTGATTCTAAGAACAAGCCCATTACCACAGACCATATTAAGGAC CTCGTGGTTCGCTGTCTGGGATTCGACACGCGGGTCACGATCCTGGGTCACGTTCAAAGAGGTGGCACCCCCTCCGCGTTCGACCGCATCCTG GCCAGCCGAATGGGCGTGGAGGCCGTGCTGGCCTTGCTGGAGACTACTGCCAACACACCGGCCTGCGTCGTCTCTCTCTGCGGGAACCAGGCCGTGCGTCTGCCTCTGATGGAGTGCGTGCAGATG ACGCAGGAGGTGCAGAAAGCCATGGACGAGGGGAAGTTTGAAGAAGCAGTTAGGCTGAGGGGCAG GAGTTTCGAGAACAACCTGAACACTTACAAACTCCTTGCTCATCGGAAACCGGAGTGCGAGCTTCCAAAG agCTCCTTCAACGTGGCTGTGTTGAACGTGGGTGCCCCTGCTGCAGGCATGAACGCTGCTGTGCGTGCTGCCGTCAGAGTGGGCATCTCGGAAGGCCACACGATGTTCGCCGTCAGCGATGGGTTCGAGGGCTTCTACAAGGGCCAG aTAAAGGAGATCAAGTGGGGTGACGTGGGCGGCTGGACTGGTCAGGGCGGATCCCTTCTAGGAACGaagcg AACACTTCCTGCCAAACACATTGATAAAATCGCAGAACAAATGAGAGCAAACAACATTAATGCACTGCTGGTCATTGGTGGATTTGAG GCCTTGGAGAGCCTGCTGCAACTGTATGAGGCCCGTGCGGTCTATGAGGAGTTCTGTGTACCGCTCTGTATGCTGCCCGCTACCATTAGTAACAACGTACCGGGCACCGATCTGAGCATCGGCGCTGACACGGCACTCAATGCCATCGTGGAG ACGTGCGACCGCATTAAGCAGTCAGCCAGTGGGACCAAACGCCGTGTCTTCATCATCGAGACCATGGGGGGCTACTGCGGCTACTTGGCCAGCGTCGGGGGGCTTGCTGCGGGCGCTGATGCTGCCTATATCTATGAGGAGCCTTTCGACATCCGTGACCTCCAG gCTAACGTGGAGCACTTGACAGAGAAGATGAAGACCAGCATCCAGAGAGGGCTGGTGCTGAG GAACGAGAACTCCAACGACAACTATACAACAGACTTCATCTACCAGCTGTATTCAGAGGAGGGGCGAGGAGTGTTTGACTGCAGGAAGAATGTTCTGGGTCACATGCAGCAG GGAGGGGCCCCATCCCCATTCGACAGAAACTTTGGCACAAAGATCGCAGCCAAAGCCATGCAGTGGATCTCTAAGAAGTTGAAGGAGTCCTACAGACAGG GGAGAGTGTTTGCTAACACAGAGGACTCCTGCTGTCTGCTGGGAATGCGGCGCCGTGCTCTTGTCTTCCAGCCTGTAGTGCAGCTAAAGGACCAGACAGACTTTGT ACACCGGATCCCGaaggaacaatggtggctgaaGCTGCGGCCCCTAATGAAAATTCTTGCCAAGTACAAGACCAGTTACGATGTGTCCGACTCTGGCCAGCTGGAGCATGTGGTGCGCAACCGCCCCAAAGAGGCCGACACGTCAACTCTGTGA